One stretch of Euphorbia lathyris chromosome 7, ddEupLath1.1, whole genome shotgun sequence DNA includes these proteins:
- the LOC136234972 gene encoding transcription factor bHLH110 isoform X2: MESPNLHHLQTSSSSSSSSSLTTPPSSFATSASTWTPNYTLNSNNNTGGLNPRQKHEISNPHFNNLMIQDLGFHWNSIIPNHDGKIKEELSSSSDCFPKFSEMLNTNEDSTNDDQQKYMNDLSEKLLLKTISSGFPINATHFSPYNNYGRIGNFSQIYPSINISNLNRSPPPPPTTISPAAFDMNLQALDLLTSTRFSGSFEQPFHDYLGNVMQQHSAHFPSCNPNKVRKEKLGDRIAALQQLVAPFGKTDTASVLMEAIGYIKFLQNQVETLSVPYMKSSRNKSSRTTQTFQVEEGNEERKKDLRSRGLCLVPLSCMSYVTGDGGGGSGGGIWPPPNFGGGT; the protein is encoded by the exons atggaGTCTCCTAATCTCCATCACCtccaaacttcttcttcttcttcctcctcttcttctttaacTACTCCTCCATCTTCTTTTGCTACTTCTGCTTCAACTTGGACCCCAAATTACACCTT gaatagtaataataatacaGGTGGATTAAATCCAAGGCAAAAGCATGAAATTTCAAACCCTCATTTCAACAATTTGATGATCCAAGACTTGGGTTTTCACTGGAATAGCATCATCCCAAATCATGATGGTAAAATCAAAGAAGAgttatcatcatcatcagattGTTTCCCCAAATTTTCAGAAATGTTAAACACTAATGAAGATTCCACAAACGATGATCAGCAGAAATATATGAATGATCTAAGCGAAAAGCTCTTGCTCAAGACTATTTCTTCTGGATTTCCAATCAATGCCACTCACTTTTCACCCTACAACAACTATGGAAGAATAGGGAACTTCAGCCAGATATATCCCAGCATAAACATCTCCAATTTAAACCGGTCACCGCCTCCGCCGCCCACCACAATCTCACCGGCCGCCTTTGACATGAACTTGCAGGCCTTAGATCTCTTAACCTCAACAAGATTTAGTGGGAGTTTTGAGCAGCCTTTCCATGATTATCTTGGCAATGTTATGCAGCAGCATTCAGCTCATTTTCCATCATGTAACCCTAACAAA GTAAGGAAGGAGAAATTAGGAGATAGAATTGCAGCTTTGCAGCAGTTGGTTGCACCCTTTGGGAAG ACGGACACAGCATCCGTACTAATGGAGGCAATTGGATACATAAAATTCCTTCAAAACCAGGTGGAG ACACTAAGCGTCCCATATATGAAGTCATCTCGTAACAAAAGCAGTAGAACTACCCAAACA TTTCAGGTAGAGGAAGGAAACGAAGAGCGAAAGAAAGACTTGAGGAGCCGAGGTTTATGTCTAGTGCCATTATCTTGCATGTCTTACGTGACAGGGGATGGCGGGGGAGGAAGCGGGGGAGGCATTTGGCCGCCTCCTAATTTTGGCGGAGGAACGTAA
- the LOC136234972 gene encoding transcription factor bHLH110 isoform X1 translates to MESPNLHHLQTSSSSSSSSSLTTPPSSFATSASTWTPNYTLNSNNNTGGLNPRQKHEISNPHFNNLMIQDLGFHWNSIIPNHDGKIKEELSSSSDCFPKFSEMLNTNEDSTNDDQQKYMNDLSEKLLLKTISSGFPINATHFSPYNNYGRIGNFSQIYPSINISNLNRSPPPPPTTISPAAFDMNLQALDLLTSTRFSGSFEQPFHDYLGNVMQQHSAHFPSCNPNKIASSAFIPEVKRPSHSFTDPKPTQSAPKKSRLDSRASCPPFKVRKEKLGDRIAALQQLVAPFGKTDTASVLMEAIGYIKFLQNQVETLSVPYMKSSRNKSSRTTQTFQVEEGNEERKKDLRSRGLCLVPLSCMSYVTGDGGGGSGGGIWPPPNFGGGT, encoded by the exons atggaGTCTCCTAATCTCCATCACCtccaaacttcttcttcttcttcctcctcttcttctttaacTACTCCTCCATCTTCTTTTGCTACTTCTGCTTCAACTTGGACCCCAAATTACACCTT gaatagtaataataatacaGGTGGATTAAATCCAAGGCAAAAGCATGAAATTTCAAACCCTCATTTCAACAATTTGATGATCCAAGACTTGGGTTTTCACTGGAATAGCATCATCCCAAATCATGATGGTAAAATCAAAGAAGAgttatcatcatcatcagattGTTTCCCCAAATTTTCAGAAATGTTAAACACTAATGAAGATTCCACAAACGATGATCAGCAGAAATATATGAATGATCTAAGCGAAAAGCTCTTGCTCAAGACTATTTCTTCTGGATTTCCAATCAATGCCACTCACTTTTCACCCTACAACAACTATGGAAGAATAGGGAACTTCAGCCAGATATATCCCAGCATAAACATCTCCAATTTAAACCGGTCACCGCCTCCGCCGCCCACCACAATCTCACCGGCCGCCTTTGACATGAACTTGCAGGCCTTAGATCTCTTAACCTCAACAAGATTTAGTGGGAGTTTTGAGCAGCCTTTCCATGATTATCTTGGCAATGTTATGCAGCAGCATTCAGCTCATTTTCCATCATGTAACCCTAACAAA atagcttcatcagctttcaTACCGGAGGTAAAAAGGCCCAGCCACAGCTTCACTGACCCCAAGCCAACACAATCTGCACCCAAGAAGTCTAGATTGGACTCACGCGCTTCTTGCCCTCCCTTTAAG GTAAGGAAGGAGAAATTAGGAGATAGAATTGCAGCTTTGCAGCAGTTGGTTGCACCCTTTGGGAAG ACGGACACAGCATCCGTACTAATGGAGGCAATTGGATACATAAAATTCCTTCAAAACCAGGTGGAG ACACTAAGCGTCCCATATATGAAGTCATCTCGTAACAAAAGCAGTAGAACTACCCAAACA TTTCAGGTAGAGGAAGGAAACGAAGAGCGAAAGAAAGACTTGAGGAGCCGAGGTTTATGTCTAGTGCCATTATCTTGCATGTCTTACGTGACAGGGGATGGCGGGGGAGGAAGCGGGGGAGGCATTTGGCCGCCTCCTAATTTTGGCGGAGGAACGTAA